Part of the Gammaproteobacteria bacterium genome is shown below.
AGCCTCCAGCGCCAGTTCCTGCGCCTCATGAGCAAGGAGCTCGCGCACGAGGAGGCGATGCTGATGCTCCTCGGCAAGGCCAGCGCGGAGGAGCGCCTCGCCACCTTCCTGCTGAGCCTGGCCCAGCGCTTCAAGGCGCGGGGCTTCTCGGAGACGGAGTTCAACCTCAGCATGTCCCGGCACGACATCGGGAACTACCTGGGGCTGGCGGTGGAGACCGTGAGCCGGATGTTCTCCAAGCTCCAGGAGGACGAGGTGCTCAGCGTGCACCGCAAGAACATCCGGATCCACGAGCCGGCGCGCCTGCGCTCCATGCTGCGTTTGGACGAGAACCGCAGCGTCGCGCGCTGCGGCTGACCGTCGGCCCGCGTCGGGGAGCCAGGGACGCGCAGGGCGCGGCCCCGGCATCCGCGCCCCCGTGGCGGCGCCTTGACGTAGATCAAAATTAGCCCCCCTTTTTGAAATCAGAATGGGCCGTCCTGTCGGGCCGATCCGGCCCGCGGTCGTGCCTGTCTTCGCCTTCTGGCGGGGCGGGCTCGGCGTCGTCCGGGACCAAACTCTCAAGGGGGATTCATATGTCTGCCGTCGCCACGACCTATAACGACAAGGTGGTGCGTCAGTTCGCCATCATGACGGTGGTCTGGGGCATTGTCGGGATGCTGGTCGGCGTGATCATCGCCGCCCAGATGATCTGGCCCCAGCTCGGAGAAGGCATTTCCTGGCTGAGCTTCGGGCGCCTGCGCCCGCTGCACACCAACGCGGTCATCTTCGCCTTCGGCGGCTCGGTGCTGTTCGCCGCTTCCTACTACGTGGTGCAGCGCACCTGCCAGGTCCGGCTGTTCGGGGGCCCGCTGGTGCCGTTCACCTTCTGGGGCTGGCAGACGGTCATCCTGCTGGCCGCCATCACCCTCCCGCTCGGGCTCACCTCCAGCAAGGAGTACGCGGAGCTGGAGTGGCCCGTCGACGTCCTGATCACCCTGGTCTGGGTGGCCTACGCGATCGTCTTCTTCGGGACGATCATCCTGCGCAAGCAGAAGCACATCTACGTCGCGAACTGGTTTTTCGGGGCCTACATCATCACCATCGCGGTCCTGCACCTCGGCAACAGCGCCGAGCTCCCGGTGAGCCTCTGGAAGTCCTACTCGGCGTACCCGGGCACCATCGACGCCATGGTGGAGTGGTGGTACGGCCACAAC
Proteins encoded:
- a CDS encoding helix-turn-helix domain-containing protein; this encodes SLQRQFLRLMSKELAHEEAMLMLLGKASAEERLATFLLSLAQRFKARGFSETEFNLSMSRHDIGNYLGLAVETVSRMFSKLQEDEVLSVHRKNIRIHEPARLRSMLRLDENRSVARCG